In one Umezawaea sp. Da 62-37 genomic region, the following are encoded:
- a CDS encoding glycoside hydrolase family 76 protein — protein sequence MLNAVVLTSLVLSLVVVPPPEPAAVPPPAAACDNYCDTRDPALPRSAQRSATRPDATSTRSTGGPSSSGQSPPSAQAAICNKYCDARDPGLAPADRVTQTTTVGAKQVSMHFDDTDAMGWARITPAAQGDEVWLDRSFDAGVSWGSGSKLGDTTTPAGFGDWRTMMFNVDDWANLGVGLLRACGRPSGSTAIGCTAWYRTTWNAGNRRTAAATALMERYNRGNGLFDTTGWWNSANALTAIIDNARLTGMSSYRYAIAKTYDLNRTAWDGNFINAYNDDVAWWGLAWIAAYDLTGDSRYLNTARADADHMQLYWDSVCGGGVWWSSSRTYKNAITNGLYVQINAALHNRIGGDTVYLQRARTGWTWFQNSGMINGSNLVNDGLTSGCANNNQTTWSYNQGVPLAALTELNRATGDSAFLTKARTMANASTGSGSLNPGGILFDNGGGGDVPSFKGVYARGLAALNGALSDHPYTAYLQRQADSAYSRDRSGADSYDQPWAGPFKISDGARQHSAVDLMNAAG from the coding sequence GTGCTGAACGCTGTCGTTCTCACGTCCCTGGTCCTGTCCCTCGTCGTGGTCCCGCCGCCCGAGCCCGCCGCGGTCCCGCCGCCGGCCGCCGCCTGCGACAACTACTGCGACACCCGCGATCCGGCGCTGCCGCGCAGCGCACAGCGGTCCGCGACCCGGCCGGACGCCACGTCCACCAGGTCCACCGGTGGCCCGTCGTCGAGCGGGCAGTCCCCGCCGTCGGCGCAGGCCGCGATCTGCAACAAGTACTGCGACGCCCGCGATCCGGGGCTCGCGCCCGCCGACCGGGTCACCCAGACCACGACCGTCGGCGCCAAGCAGGTCTCGATGCACTTCGACGACACCGACGCCATGGGCTGGGCCCGGATCACCCCCGCCGCGCAAGGCGACGAGGTGTGGCTGGACCGGTCGTTCGACGCGGGCGTCAGCTGGGGTTCCGGCTCGAAGCTGGGTGACACGACCACCCCGGCGGGGTTCGGCGACTGGCGCACGATGATGTTCAACGTGGACGACTGGGCCAACCTGGGCGTCGGCCTGCTGCGCGCCTGCGGCAGGCCGTCCGGGTCGACCGCCATCGGCTGCACGGCCTGGTACCGCACGACGTGGAACGCCGGGAACCGCCGCACCGCGGCCGCCACGGCGCTGATGGAGCGGTACAACCGCGGCAACGGGCTGTTCGACACGACCGGCTGGTGGAACTCGGCCAACGCCCTCACCGCGATCATCGACAACGCCCGGCTGACCGGGATGAGCAGCTACCGCTACGCCATCGCGAAGACCTACGACCTCAACCGGACCGCCTGGGACGGCAACTTCATCAACGCCTACAACGACGACGTCGCCTGGTGGGGCCTCGCGTGGATCGCCGCCTACGACCTCACCGGGGACAGCCGGTACCTGAACACCGCCCGCGCGGACGCCGACCACATGCAGCTGTACTGGGACTCGGTGTGCGGCGGCGGGGTGTGGTGGAGTTCGAGCAGGACGTACAAGAACGCCATCACCAACGGGCTCTACGTGCAGATCAACGCGGCGCTGCACAACAGGATCGGCGGGGACACCGTCTACCTGCAACGCGCCCGCACCGGCTGGACCTGGTTCCAGAACAGCGGGATGATCAACGGCTCCAACCTCGTCAACGACGGCCTCACCTCCGGCTGCGCCAACAACAACCAGACGACGTGGAGCTACAACCAGGGCGTGCCGCTGGCCGCGCTGACCGAACTCAACCGCGCCACCGGTGACAGCGCTTTCCTGACCAAGGCCCGCACGATGGCGAACGCCTCGACCGGCAGCGGCTCGCTCAACCCCGGCGGCATCCTGTTCGACAACGGGGGCGGCGGTGACGTCCCGTCGTTCAAGGGCGTCTACGCCCGCGGCCTGGCGGCGTTGAACGGCGCGCTGTCCGACCACCCGTACACCGCGTACCTCCAACGCCAGGCCGACAGCGCGTACAGCCGCGACCGCTCCGGCGCCGACTCCTACGACCAGCCGTGGGCGGGCCCGTTCAAGATCAGCGACGGGGCCCGGCAGCACAGCGCCGTGGACCTGATGAACGCCGCGGGCTGA
- a CDS encoding ferredoxin reductase, protein MAWHVATVVAVRDETPVARTIVLDVPSWPGHLAGQHVDLRLTAEDGYSTQRGYSLAAPANGHRIELTVQRVEDGEVSPHLTRVVEVGDVFELRGPIGGWFVWRPEDTAPVLLLAGGSGIVPLMAMIRARRSPVPFRLLYSVRRPADRFYVDELRNPPPGVDVTYVYTRNPPEDWPRPPERLNATDLATAGWPADLTPDCFVCGPTGFVEAAADLLVGLGHDPSRIRTERFGTGGD, encoded by the coding sequence ATGGCCTGGCACGTCGCGACGGTGGTCGCCGTGCGGGACGAGACGCCGGTCGCGCGCACGATCGTGCTGGACGTGCCGTCGTGGCCCGGCCACCTCGCGGGGCAGCACGTGGACCTGCGGCTCACCGCCGAGGACGGCTACAGCACCCAGCGCGGCTACTCGCTCGCCGCTCCCGCCAACGGCCACCGGATCGAGTTGACCGTGCAGCGGGTCGAGGACGGCGAGGTGTCGCCGCACCTGACGCGGGTCGTGGAGGTCGGTGACGTCTTCGAGCTGCGCGGCCCGATCGGCGGCTGGTTCGTGTGGCGGCCGGAGGACACCGCGCCGGTGCTGCTGCTCGCGGGCGGGTCCGGCATCGTGCCGCTGATGGCGATGATCCGCGCCCGCCGCTCCCCCGTGCCGTTCCGCCTGCTCTACTCGGTCCGCCGTCCCGCCGACCGCTTCTACGTGGACGAGTTGCGAAACCCGCCGCCCGGCGTGGACGTCACCTACGTCTACACCCGCAACCCACCCGAGGACTGGCCCCGCCCTCCCGAGCGGCTCAACGCCACCGACCTCGCCACCGCGGGCTGGCCCGCCGACCTCACCCCGGACTGCTTCGTCTGCGGCCCCACCGGTTTCGTTGAGGCCGCCGCCGACCTGCTCGTCGGCCTCGGCCACGACCCGAGCCGGATCAGGACCGAGCGCTTCGGCACGGGCGGCGACTGA
- a CDS encoding SigE family RNA polymerase sigma factor: MSDRDAEFAEYFAGRSSAMRGTAYLLCGDWHRAEDLVQATFTKLYLAWRRISRHEVLDAYTRQILVRTFVSDTRRGWFRKERQADFPPDSEAPGSGSAEDRLLLIEALTHVAPRQRAVLVLRYWEDLSVEETARALNCTTGTVKSQAARGLQTLRGRLADEYQERVR; encoded by the coding sequence ATGAGTGATCGGGACGCCGAGTTCGCCGAGTACTTCGCGGGGAGGTCGAGCGCCATGCGCGGCACGGCGTACTTGCTGTGCGGCGACTGGCACAGGGCCGAAGACCTCGTGCAGGCCACTTTCACCAAGCTCTACCTGGCCTGGCGGCGGATCTCCCGGCACGAGGTGCTCGACGCCTACACCCGGCAGATCCTCGTGCGCACGTTCGTCTCGGACACCCGGCGCGGCTGGTTCCGCAAGGAGCGCCAGGCCGACTTCCCGCCGGACTCCGAGGCACCGGGGAGCGGGTCCGCGGAGGACCGGCTCCTGCTGATCGAGGCGTTGACGCACGTCGCGCCGCGGCAACGGGCGGTGCTCGTCCTGCGGTACTGGGAGGACCTGTCGGTCGAGGAGACCGCCAGGGCGTTGAACTGCACGACGGGAACGGTGAAGAGCCAGGCCGCGCGGGGGCTGCAGACGCTGCGCGGTCGGCTCGCCGACGAGTACCAGGAGAGGGTCCGATGA
- a CDS encoding adenylate cyclase produces MFTRQEALDQVERATSPTDLFGPPTTDADLRKEAQRRYRGLAAVLHPDVVGPADVRAHAASAELTRLHHEWRQATSVELRTATGTYRVGAPHAVGSVANVYRTDGPRVVKVVRNAALNPLLHAEWQALRELRKFTNREPWLRPYYPRITDCSGDVARGDRAFTVLEPLVDGFVTLAEVKRAFPNGLDGRDYAWMHRRLLRAVAGAHRIGLVHGAISADNVLIHPEQHGVVLVGWSFAVETGQRLLATSKAIDYPPEVRDGSPVTTATDVHMAHALMLELLGRDETRQRAFATGCMQDNPTRRPDAVDLMGEYDELLDELHGARVFRPFALPHLKAGA; encoded by the coding sequence ATGTTCACCAGGCAAGAGGCACTGGACCAGGTCGAGCGGGCCACCTCGCCCACCGACCTCTTCGGTCCTCCCACCACGGACGCGGACCTCCGGAAGGAGGCTCAGCGCCGCTACCGGGGACTGGCAGCCGTGCTGCACCCGGACGTGGTCGGTCCGGCCGACGTGCGGGCGCACGCGGCCTCCGCGGAGCTGACCCGGCTGCACCACGAGTGGCGGCAGGCGACGTCGGTGGAGCTGCGGACCGCCACCGGGACCTACCGGGTCGGCGCGCCGCACGCGGTCGGCAGCGTCGCGAACGTGTACCGCACCGACGGGCCGCGGGTGGTCAAGGTGGTGCGCAACGCGGCGCTGAACCCGTTGCTGCACGCCGAGTGGCAGGCGCTGCGGGAGCTGCGCAAGTTCACCAACCGCGAGCCGTGGCTGCGGCCCTACTACCCCCGGATCACCGACTGCTCGGGCGACGTGGCCCGCGGCGACCGGGCGTTCACCGTCCTGGAGCCGCTGGTCGACGGGTTCGTCACGCTGGCCGAGGTGAAGCGGGCGTTCCCGAACGGCCTGGACGGCCGCGACTACGCGTGGATGCACCGCAGGCTGCTGCGCGCCGTGGCGGGCGCGCACCGGATCGGGCTGGTGCACGGCGCGATCTCCGCCGACAACGTGCTGATCCACCCCGAGCAGCACGGCGTCGTCCTGGTCGGCTGGTCGTTCGCGGTCGAGACGGGGCAGCGGCTGCTGGCGACCAGCAAGGCGATCGACTACCCGCCGGAGGTCCGCGACGGATCACCGGTCACCACCGCCACCGACGTCCACATGGCGCACGCGCTGATGCTGGAGCTGTTGGGGCGCGACGAGACCCGGCAGCGCGCGTTCGCCACCGGGTGCATGCAGGACAACCCGACCCGACGGCCCGACGCCGTCGACCTGATGGGCGAGTACGACGAACTGCTCGACGAACTCCACGGCGCGCGGGTGTTCCGCCCGTTCGCCCTTCCGCACCTCAAGGCAGGAGCCTGA
- a CDS encoding adenylosuccinate synthetase, which yields MANAEHVIVVGLGFGDEGKGAVVDALCADGPVVSVVRFNGGAQAAHNVVVGERHHTFSQFGSGTLAGVPTFLSRHVLVEPIALATESRELAALGVEDPLGLVTIDADALLTTPFHVAANRAREDARGEGRHGSCGKGIGETAWYALLERRGAVAGDVVEGQEVPGTPGPAPTVGDCADPKALRRKLDALARCYGPLIGDGQSVDELVSLYRAFADAVRTTSGDEVGRLADTGRLVFEGAQGVLLDEHRGFHPHTTWSTVTPDNARALLGGRAARVLGVTRTYQTRHGAGPLPTEDHALLARFPERHNGAGEYQGAWRAGHLDAVLLRYAVAACGGVDGLAVTHLDAPTSWVSTAYWADSTRCVDLPDRPDLTGFLTRCAPELEAMPDPVAWLEEAFGLPVRVTASGPDRADYSVRSPRPRRGAGESGHGSAPNRVDVGVGGRARAAVRPGGPRGAAGGGTARAGAVRR from the coding sequence GTGGCGAACGCGGAGCACGTCATCGTCGTCGGGCTGGGCTTCGGCGACGAGGGCAAGGGAGCGGTGGTCGACGCGCTGTGCGCCGACGGGCCGGTGGTCTCGGTGGTGCGGTTCAACGGCGGCGCGCAGGCCGCGCACAACGTGGTCGTCGGCGAACGGCACCACACGTTCAGCCAGTTCGGGTCGGGCACGCTCGCGGGCGTGCCGACCTTCCTCTCCCGGCACGTGCTGGTCGAGCCGATCGCGCTGGCCACCGAGTCGCGGGAACTGGCGGCGCTGGGCGTCGAGGACCCGTTGGGACTGGTCACGATCGACGCGGACGCGCTGCTCACCACCCCGTTCCACGTGGCCGCGAACCGGGCGCGCGAGGACGCCAGGGGCGAGGGCAGGCACGGCTCGTGCGGCAAGGGCATCGGCGAGACCGCGTGGTACGCCCTGCTGGAGCGGCGCGGCGCCGTGGCGGGCGACGTCGTGGAGGGCCAGGAGGTGCCCGGTACGCCGGGGCCCGCGCCGACGGTCGGCGACTGCGCGGACCCGAAGGCGTTGCGCCGCAAGCTCGACGCGCTGGCCCGGTGCTACGGGCCGCTGATCGGCGACGGCCAGTCGGTGGACGAGCTCGTGTCGCTGTACCGGGCGTTCGCGGACGCGGTGCGGACGACGTCGGGTGACGAGGTGGGGCGCCTCGCCGACACCGGGCGGCTCGTGTTCGAAGGCGCGCAAGGTGTTCTGCTGGACGAGCACCGCGGGTTCCACCCGCACACCACCTGGTCCACCGTCACGCCCGACAACGCTCGCGCGCTGCTCGGCGGACGGGCGGCCCGCGTGCTGGGCGTGACGCGGACCTACCAGACCCGGCACGGCGCCGGGCCGCTGCCGACCGAGGACCACGCGCTGCTCGCCCGGTTCCCCGAACGCCACAACGGCGCCGGCGAGTACCAGGGGGCGTGGCGGGCCGGGCACCTGGACGCGGTGCTGCTGCGGTACGCCGTGGCCGCGTGCGGCGGTGTCGACGGGCTGGCCGTCACCCACCTGGACGCGCCCACCTCGTGGGTCTCCACCGCCTACTGGGCCGACTCGACCCGGTGCGTCGACCTGCCGGACCGACCGGACCTCACGGGGTTCCTGACCAGGTGCGCCCCGGAACTGGAGGCCATGCCGGATCCGGTGGCGTGGCTGGAGGAGGCGTTCGGCCTGCCGGTGCGCGTCACCGCTTCGGGTCCCGACCGCGCCGACTACTCCGTCCGGAGCCCGCGACCGCGCCGAGGTGCGGGAGAATCCGGGCATGGAAGCGCCCCGAATCGAGTCGACGTTGGTGTCGGTGGACGTGCTCGCGCTGCGGTTCGACCCGGTGGCCCGCGCGGTGCTGCTGGGGGTGGCACCGCGCGCGCTGGAGCCGTTCGCCGGTGA
- a CDS encoding sulfite oxidase-like oxidoreductase: MAIVSRGFRGRPREDGAALPPGQYRTEDFPVLSTGPTPRVSTDRWKFTVTTEVGVEHTWTWRDLLALPHEKPRVDLHCVTRWSKFGTTWQGVSLDVLLDGVETTADHAMVHSYGGYTTNLPLLDLLDGQAWIVRRYDGADLTPEHGGPARLLVPHLYLWKSAKWVRGIRLMREDAPGFWEAVGYHGYGDPWREQRYQGD; the protein is encoded by the coding sequence GTGGCGATCGTCTCGCGCGGATTCCGCGGCAGGCCGCGCGAGGATGGCGCGGCGCTGCCGCCCGGCCAGTACCGGACCGAGGACTTCCCGGTGCTGTCCACGGGCCCGACGCCGCGGGTGTCGACCGACCGGTGGAAGTTCACCGTCACCACCGAGGTCGGCGTCGAGCACACCTGGACGTGGCGGGACCTGCTGGCGCTGCCGCACGAGAAGCCCAGGGTGGACCTGCACTGCGTGACCAGGTGGTCCAAGTTCGGCACCACGTGGCAGGGCGTGTCGCTCGACGTGCTGCTCGACGGCGTGGAGACCACCGCGGACCACGCGATGGTGCACTCCTACGGCGGGTACACCACGAACCTGCCGCTGCTGGACCTGCTCGACGGGCAGGCGTGGATCGTCCGCCGCTACGACGGCGCGGACCTCACGCCGGAGCACGGCGGCCCGGCCCGCCTGCTGGTGCCGCACCTGTACCTGTGGAAGTCGGCGAAGTGGGTGCGCGGCATCCGGCTGATGCGGGAGGACGCTCCGGGCTTCTGGGAGGCCGTGGGCTACCACGGCTACGGCGATCCGTGGCGCGAGCAGCGCTACCAGGGCGACTAG